Sequence from the Zeugodacus cucurbitae isolate PBARC_wt_2022May chromosome 2, idZeuCucr1.2, whole genome shotgun sequence genome:
tctgcgcttagcaacacattcaGCGATTAGATTCTTTATTAGAGATTTATTATCTTTAAGTTTTTTCTGCAAGCTagttcgtattaaaaattccaattatttatttctcagttatgttaatttgtttacagttgttgcaaaattataaatgattatgtggttaataaagggtgattttttaagagcttgataacttttaaaaaaaaaaaaacgcataaaatttgcaaaatctcatcggttctttatttgaaacgttagattggttcatgacatttactttttgaagataatttcatttaaatgttgaccgcggctgcgtcttaggtggtccattcggaaagtccaattttgggcaactttttcgagcatttcggccggaatagcccgaatttcttcggaaatgttgtcttccaaagctggaatagttgctggcttatttctgtagactttagacttgacgtagccccacaaaaaatagtctaaaggcgttaaatcgcatgatcttggtggccaacttacgggtccatttcttgagatgaattgttctccgaagttttccctcaaaatggccatagaatcgcgagctgtgtggcatgtagcgccatcttgttgaaaccacatgtcaaccaagttcagttcttccatttttggcaacaaaaagtttgttagcatcgaacgatagcgatcgccattcaccgtaacgttgcgtccaacagcatctttgaaaaaatacggtccaatgattccaccagcgtacaaaccacaccaaacagtgcatttttcgggatgcatgggcagttcttgaacggcttctggttgctcttcaccccaaatgcggcaattttgcttatttacgtagccattcaaccagaaatgagcctcatcgctgaacaaaatttgtcgataaaaaagcggatttcacatttcgaaccgaacactgattttggtaataaaattcaatgatttgcaagcgttgctcgttagtaagtctattcatgatgaaatgtcaaagcatactgagcatctttctctttgacaccatgtctgaaatcccacgtgatctgtcaaatactaatgcatgaaaatcctaacctcaaaaaaatcacccgttacaaaatgatttttttttaaatatattttgtgtgctatttttatacaaaaataattgataaGAAACCGGCTGCGGTCCTAAACTTAAATTGAGAAAGATTTGGAGTGGTTGAAAGTGCTAGTGAGTCAGTTGAGTAGATATTAATATTGCACATATAAGTTTCTCGAACACTGCTataaactgtatatatgtatatacatatgtatatcgacaaatgtGCGATATCAAAACCTTTAACAAAAAACACTTTAGCTGGACACACCCGAAACACTCTTACTCTCGGAGCGcgctcaaaatttcaaattactgtCTATGcccaaattcatttttataaccGCATTTCGCGAACAAGCGGAGAAATTTTATGATATCATTGAATTTGATCGTGTttactatacatacatgtatggaAATGCCATCTGAAAGCAGCGAATGAACAGTTTAACACCCTGAAACATGATTATGAAATGACACTGACGGGCTTAACAGAAATCAAACCATGCGAGGAAGACGATAATGATATACCAGAAATTCAACACGATTTGATTCCCATATCGCACTTGGCGAACCTAGAACCAAATACAACTGTCGGTGTGTTATACAATACGAAACTAATGATTCAAGAAACTTCAAAGCTTTTCTTTTCTAGATACAATTGGTATTTGCAAAGAAGTTGGCGAACTACAAACATTCACCTCACGCACTACCAATAAGGAATTCAAAAAGCGCGAACTGACACTTGTTGACTCTAGCAATGCTGCTGTAagctaaaatgaaattaaataaacaaggtTACATTAACCTTGAACATTTTAGGTGTATTTAACACTATGGGGTGGGGTTCCCGGAAGGGTATAAACTGCGTGGCTGTTTCGATAATGCCGGCcgcgaaaatattttcaatttgatttccataaatttttaaaattccttGCTCAGCGTATTTCTTttgtacatttaaaacattcatTATTTACCGTTTGTGCCGTTAGTAATTCATTGTTGTTGATCAATATAGAATCTGTAATGTTGTGCTCTTTTTAATTGGAGTATCTTAACAACATAAATGGAAAATGAACTAAGATCTGCGAGGAAACACTGCCTTCAAGTTGGTTCTGATTGCTCACTTTCCAAGCAATTCTTCTCTCGGAAGAGTGCACCTTGGAGTGCTCCATTCAGACCACGCAGCCTTTCCGAATCTTCTAAACGAGCGGTATATGATATGATCAATTCATTCCAACCATTAAAATCATATGGACCGTTGTAATTCTTCTCTCCTTCTTACATTTTGGCGTCAATTGGAAATCAGATCACTTTCAACTTGGTCTTTCTTTTCCTCTGCTTCGActaacgggtactgcatcgaacactttcaaagctggagtgttttcgttcacTCGAACAACATGACTTTGACCTCGTAGCCGCTGTTCTTGTTTGATGACAGTGATGtggtcatgtgtagaagttcaagtaagtgaggaaagttttttattgaattgagagtggccaggaacgattcttttgcatatccaagtatcctctgggtagccaataGACATCCGTTTTGTAAACATTAGTAAAGTTTATCTCTCCTTAGTCGTACGGGTTTCTCATCTCATTTCATCTCATTTCTTTAATCTGTAGATTTCCGTCTTTGCGAGATCAACAAAAAGATTTCGTGGATCTCCATTTTTTGGACAACAATGACAACTAGCGGATATAGATGGTTCCGGACGCTTTTTCGATTGTTAAAATCTAATCAAGCACATTGATcctggcttcacaaaggactgtcgatcagcctaacctaacctacataTAACTTCTGCATACCTTCAAATATATTGACTAATCTTTTAAGAACAAATTTATCATCTCAGTGGTAAACTGTATTAaagcagaattttttttttttaattttaatattaatgaagctataaaataattagtaaataagtCGAAGtacataattttacaaaatgctcgcaacaatattttatacagaTTATGATTATGAtaaccattttgttgttgcaaatgatGTGAAAAGATGGTAAATCTCAGTGTGCATAACTGTTATATATTGGCGAATTCATTCCCTCGGGCGACGAGGTATCTGTTGTATTAGCAGTTAACATAGGAGTTTTTCTGAGTTCTAGAAGTTCTCTGAATAGATGTCAGTAACCCTGCGAAAAAAGAACCAGTTTAACTATTGTctcaccatgaaccttctcgaTATCAGACCGCTGACAATGCTCGGTGTAAGCTAACTGAGGTCAATTCTTTTCAAATGATTtactcataaaaaatataaaagtattttactaatcaattagttttattaaaatttttgtattgacGGATACCAGCATGCTTACGATATTcactaatatatttacatattttcaacaaaacagTTTTTGTCCGAAGCCGAGAACGCTCTGAGCAAGGCAAGAGCAAGACTGAGTGCAAGACACACATACAATATCAAAAAAGTTTAACAAAACACTTTAGACTGGGCACATTCGAAACGCTTGTACTCTCTGAGCTCTCTGAACTTTCTTTgttcaaattcatttttattagtGTTGTATTTAGTGCATTCTAGATACTAGTTGCGAATATATACCAATTGCGTATTCTCGTCTGTTTTgaaatctttttgttttttaagttaataaaataaaaattaaagtatgaCGGACATAGCTCCTTTATCCACTGGCGTTATAGAGGTAATAATTCCGTTCCAGCATTGTGAAGTAGAAGAAAATccattaacatatatgtatgtatttacatacatatctaataTACGGCACATATAAAATTCTCACGTCACCTGTTGCCAAATTCCTCCGAAACGGCTGAACCgactttcttgaaattttgtgtACATATCGGATAGGTCTGAGGATCGGCTATAAGCTActtttatacacacataaatgTTAAGATTGGTTGACTGTTTTCACTTTTAAATGTgttatacatagatatgtaaatCAACTCGTGTTGTGAGCTCCCGACAACAACGGTCGTTACTTTACCGGTACATTTCATtatcaatattttgtggaaatagttttaaattaaaatctttataatAATAAGATAAACGAATTCAATATtaagttattttgtttttcaacaataatttcaaagtGGCCATTGGAACTTGGGTCAAGGAAAGCTCACATTGTCGTGaacatacatttaaaaatgAGCCAGTCAGAATATGTTCCTCGTCAGGAAAAATTACGTCATGAAAATGGAAGTGCGTAAGAATTGTGCTGACAGTTTCGGTAATGGAAGTGGGACTCGTGTTTTTTTGGATGTACCAGGTTGAACTGGAAAAACAATCCTAATTTCGCTCCTAATAATTTCGCTgggatataatacaaaaaaacggcATCATCTAGCATTGTAGCAGCTTTATTAGATGGATGCAGAACAGCTCACTCAGCGTTTTAGCTGACATTAAACATTCAAAATAACCCATATGTACAAACATCTGATTGagtcattcttcttcttcttggctggcgtagacaccgcttacgcggttatagccgagtccaaaacagcgcgccacgcatctctccttctggcagtttggcgccaattggttattccaagcgaagccaggtccctctccacctggtccttccatcggagtggaggtctccctcttcctctgcttccaccagcgggtactgcatcgaatactttcagagctggagcaccttcatccattcgaacaacatgacctagccagcgtagccgctgtttttttattcgctggactatgtctatgtcgtcgaataacacatacagctcatcgttccatcgtctgcggtattcgccgttgccaattcttaagggaccataaatcttccgcaaaacctttctctcgaaaactcctagtgccgtctcatcggatgttgacatcgtccacgcttctgcaccgtaaagtaggacgggaatgatgagggacctgtagagtttggttttgttcGTCgcgagaagactttacttttcaattgcctacttagtccatagtagcacctgttggcaagagtgattctgcgttggatttccaggctgacattgttattgttgttaatgctggttcccaggtagacgaaattatctacaacttcaaagttatgactgtcaacagtgacgtgggagccaagacgcgaatgcgctgactgtttgtttgatgacaggagatatttcgtcttgtcctcgttcaccaccagacccatacgcttcgcttccttatccagtctggaaaaagcagaactaacggcgcgggtgttgtttccaatgatatcgatatcatcggcgtacgccagtagctgtacactcttgtagaagattgtaccttctctgtttagctctgca
This genomic interval carries:
- the LOC128919823 gene encoding replication protein A 70 kDa DNA-binding subunit-like; its protein translation is MTLTGLTEIKPCEEDDNDIPEIQHDLIPISHLANLEPNTTVDTIGICKEVGELQTFTSRTTNKEFKKRELTLVDSSNAAVS